A section of the Carya illinoinensis cultivar Pawnee chromosome 12, C.illinoinensisPawnee_v1, whole genome shotgun sequence genome encodes:
- the LOC122290238 gene encoding uncharacterized protein LOC122290238, giving the protein MGSLFSLTLIILSWASSTSIKAEAQGIGSDHLLDLYIRDYTFKAHDQHLIKTGILHTVLLPANFSGIRVDMLRLRCGSLRRYGAQIREFHLDVGVTVHPCVERVMVVTQNLGYNWSSIFYANYDISGYQLVSPILGLLAYNAGSNMNFSNPYELGILAEEKPITVDFSNTTKLTNMQGNRPYCASFESDGKVTLANQASPYVCVAKRHGHFGLVIEMAPEQLSKKISRWKLVVGSSVGAALGAFLLGLLLVALLVKVKKKSRMEEMERRAYEEEALQVSMVGHVRAPTAAVTRTLPIIEHEYVPSPQEIAHFCL; this is encoded by the coding sequence ATGGGctccctcttctctctcacaTTGATAATTCTGTCATGGGCATCATCAACGTCAATAAAGGCTGAAGCGCAAGGAATTGGTTCAGATCATCTTCTCGATCTATACATTCGAGACTATACGTTTAAGGCCCACGACCAACACTTGATCAAGACTGGAATATTGCACACTGTACTTTTACCAGCAAACTTCTCCGGCATCAGGGTCGACATGTTGAGACTCAGGTGTGGCAGTCTACGAAGATATGGTGCACAGATTAGGGAATTTCATCTAGATGTTGGAGTGACTGTGCATCCATGTGTGGAGAGAGTCATGGTGGTTACACAAAATTTGGGGTATAATTGGTCTTCCATATTCTATGCTAACTATGACATATCTGGGTACCAACTTGTTTCCCCTATTTTAGGTCTTCTAGCATATAATGCTGGATCCAACATGAATTTTAGCAACCCTTATGAGCTTGGAATTCTTGCAGAAGAAAAGCCCATCACAGTAGATTTCAGCAATACTACGAAGTTAACCAACATGCAGGGAAATAGACCATATTGTGCTAGTTTTGAAAGTGATGGCAAAGTCACACTAGCAAATCAGGCATCACCATATGTTTGTGTAGCAAAGAGGCATGGCCATTTTGGACTGGTCATTGAGATGGCGCCGGAGCAGTTGAGCAAAAAGATTAGCCGGTGGAAATTGGTGGTCGGAAGTTCAGTAGGAGCTGCATTGGGTGCATTTCTTTTGGGTTTGCTTCTGGTGGCATTGCTTGTTAAGGTGAAGAAGAAATCAAGAATGGAAGAGATGGAGAGAAGGGCCTATGAAGAAGAAGCTTTGCAAGTTTCGATGGTAGGACATGTCAGAGCTCCTACTGCAGCTGTTACTCGAACGTTGCCTATAATTGAGCATGAGTATGTACCTTCTCCTCAAGAAATTGCTCATTTTTGTTTGTGA